AAGACCAAccaatggggaaaagacagtcttttgaacaaatggtgttaggaaaatgggatatccacatgcaaaacaatgaaTCCAGAACCTTAcctaacaccatatacaaaaattaactccaaaaagtgactcaaaatgaatcaaagacctagatgtaagagctaaaactataaaaactcttaGAGAGGTAGGTGGCAATGGTtccttagatatgacaccaaaggcaaagacaccaaaagaaaacatagacaaATTGAAcctcatgaaaatttaaaattttctaatcaGACACTATGAATAGAGTAAAAagatccacagaatgggagaaaatatctgataagggattagtACTCAGAATATACAGAAAAGTtgtaaaactcaacaacaaaacaacccaattcaaaaatggaGATGAGGggtgggtgaaaaaaaaaaatggagaaaatacttGAATACAAATTTCtccaaagatacacaaatggccagtaagcacatgaaatgaTACTTAAAGTCACAAATCATTAGGAAAAGCATATcaaatgagatactacttcatacCCTTTAGAATGGCTAccaccaaaaaaaccaaaaacaagagctggtgaggatgtagaaaaacatttttctttttttttttgagagagagtctcactctgctgcccaggctggagtgcagtggcatgatctcggctcactgcaagctccgcctcccaggttcacaccattctcctgcctcagcctcccaagtagctgggactacagacacccgccaccacactcggctaattttttgtatttttagtagagatggggtttcaccacgttagccaggatggtctcatctcctgacctcgtgaccatccgcctcggcctcccaaagtgctgggattacaggtgtgagccaccacgcctggcactgaaaaatttaaaactttgtttactgttggtaagaatgtgaAAGGGTGCagctctgtggaaaacagtgtatggcaggtcctcaaaaaactaaaaatagatttattgTATCATCTAGTAATTCTACTTCTGAGGATATACCCAAAAGAGTTGAAAGtagggtcttgaagagatatttgtgcACTCATGTTTGAAGCAGCATTATTCGCAATAGGCAAAAGGTGGAGGCAACCCAAGCATCCATTGACACATGATAGATAAGCAAAATGCAGCACATACAAGGAAATACTaatcagccttaaaaaggaaattttaacaAATGCTCCAACAttgatgaaccttgaggatattatgctaagtgtgAAATAAGCTAgctacaaaaagacaaatacttattattctacttatatgaggtacctagagtggtcaaattcatacagacaaaaagtagaatggtggttttgaggggctggggaaggcagaatGGGCAGTTATTGCTCGATGagtatagaatttcagttttgcaagattgaagagttctggagacgaatggtggtgatggttgcacaacaatacAAATCTACTTAATACCATTGAAGTATACACTAAAAATGGTTAGGATAGTAAATTTCATATTAAGTGTATTTCATcagatttttttaacatttttaaataaaccatAAAAAACTATGGTGCACTCACCCAGAATAGCACTACTCAGTagtaaaaggaatgaactatatatacacacagcaTGGATGATTCTCAAGATAATTATGCTGCACAAAAGAAACCAGACCAAGAAAAAGAGTATAAATACTTTATGATTCCATTGTGTTAAttctagaaaaagcaaacaaatctaaagtaaaaaaatgtaaatcaatgGTTTCCtagggaaggcaaggagggaCTGTAAAGGGGCATGAGGTAGCTCTGCAGGTGATGGATACGTTCATTATCATGATTATGGTATTGGTTCCCTGAGTGTACATAATAAATGTACAAAACttaacaaatatgtataattattgcATGACAATTACATATCAACAAAGCATTAAAACAAACTGTTGCACATAAAAATCCAACCTCCTACTCATTTTAGAAAATCCAATTTGGCAACCCTATATTGACTCTGCCATCTCTTTCTTCTTGCCTTGGGAGCAAAGAATGGCTGGTTATGTCATAGATGCTACAATCCCTATAGTATAGGATCTGCTTTTTTCTCAGTCCCTATTTTCCTGCTAGCACAGCACTGGCCTTGAGATGCACAGCACAGAGATGGTAACCCACAAAACCAAAACCTTTAGATTATTTGCTCTGCCAGTAACATTAGTCATAGGACAGAGGTCTAGAGGTCCTGAGAATTTCTGCAAACCCTGAATCCTGCACAGCCACATTCAAGGGAGCATTCATGGATGCACCTTTAGAACAGGTCTATTTCTGCTGGTTTGCTATAATCTCGCCTATTCCCTATTAATCACATCCAGTGTTTCTGTACAAATTATGGTCCCAGCTGGGCCTGGTATGTCTTACAGTTAAGAGATACCTGCCTAAGGCTGAACTTCAGGGCATAAGGCTCCTTGGCAGGTGCTAAACAGCATCTGCTTTACAGTGTTGGGGAATATGGGGCACCCCCTGGGAATAAGGGACCCAATTCACACTGTTCCCACATGTACTAGAGTTTGTCACACCTGCCCCCTCCTCGGGGCAGATTCATGCCATTCAGACTACAATATTACACCCATAAATTCCTACACTTTTTCCTAGGAGGCCTTGGTGGCAATGCAAATGAGGCCAAGTCTGGATTGACAGTTGTTCTCTGTCATCCTCCTGTCCCCTCCAAGATAATCTGGAGACCCCTTCAGTCTGGTAGATCTTAACTCTGTTCTTGAACCACCCCACACAGTGATCAGAACATGGAAGATTAAAGGCGGCTTTATCATAAGGCCGTTATCATCGCATGAACCAGGGCAATGCACAGGAGATAAGTTGTTGTGCAGAGTAACATGAAGGCTGGACAAATCCTTCACAGGCATGAGACCAACAATGTCCCAGAAAAAGCGAAACCTTCTCTAGGACAAGCTGTCAGCAAAACCCTGCTCAGGACTTCACAGCCACAGGCTGGTCATGTCCACAGCTAAACCAGCCACACAGGGCGGGAATGACATCTTCCCATGGCTTCAGACTACTCCTTATTCCCTTTACGGActggaaagagagaggagaggtcTGCCTTCCCTGAGCGCAGTGGAGTGGTGGACACATTCTCTGGAGAGCTGCAGTGTGTGGTGCTGACATGGCTTCTATCACAACCCCAGCAGTGAAAAAACGCTGATAAAATCCATGGTAAGAGAATGTAACTTGTCCCCAGAAAGCTTCCAACAGAGCTAGCATTCCTAGGGAACCTCCCCAGGGTGGGTGCTTGGATGAACAAATTTCAACTTGTAGTTGACAGCACCCTCATGAGGTCTGTTCTCAGAGCTTATCTCTGGTGTGTGCTGTTGCATTGAACAGGGAAGGAGCACATTCTCCATGCTCCTTTCTCTGGTATGAATCTTCTGATGCCGAATGAGGGTAGGCCTTTGgttgaaggctttcccacattcgcTGCATTCATAAGGCCTATCTGGTTTGTGAACTTTCAGGTGCTGCCTCAGATTGGACCTCTGCCTGAAGGTTTTCCCACATTCGCTGCACTCATAAGGCCGCTCGCCAGTGTGAAGTCTCCGGTGGTTATGGAGGCTGGAGCTTTGGTTGAAGAatttcccacattcactgcactGGTAAGGCCGTTCGCCAGTGTGAAGTCTCCGATGGCTATTGAGGCTGGAGCTCTGGCTAAACAACttcccacattcactgcactCATAAGGCCGTTCACCAGTGTGAACTCGCTGATGTTTCATGAGGTCAGAGCTTCggctgaaggctttcccacactcaCTGCACCCATGAGGCCGCTCACCAGTGTGGACTATCTGATGTTGAATGAGGCTGGCGATGTGGCTGAAGAATTTCCCACATTCATTGCACTTGTAaggtctttctccagtgtgaactctcCAATGTTTAATTAGGCTGGAGTTGCAGTTGAAGgatttcccacattcactgcactCATGGGCACTTCTGCCTGTATGAACCCTCTTATGATGAATGAGGTTGGAACGCTGGCTGAAGAACTTCCCACAGTCACTGCACTCATATGGCTTTTCACCAGTGTGAACCCTCTTATGCTGAATGAGGTTGGAGCTTCGGCTGAAGAATTTCCCACAGTCACCGCACACGTGAGGGCTTTCACCAGTGTGAACCCTGCGATGTTTAACAAGGCTGGAGTGCTGGCTGAAAAATTTCCCACATTCGCAGCACTCATACGGTTTTCCTCTATTGTGAACTTTCTGGTGTTGAGTGAGGTCAGCGGCGTAAGTGAAGAAGATTCCACATTTGCTGCATTCATAAGGCCTTTCTCTGCTGTGGATTCTCTGGTGCTGAACAAGAGTGGATTTGTCACTGAAGGCATCCCCAGAGTCACAGCACTTGTTATGCCTTAGTGCAATGTGAAAATCCACCATACTTTCCGTGGCCTTGTGCGGCTCCCCATTGCTAGGAGTGAACTCATGCTGCAGAAACCCTGCTGTGGCCACAAAGTCCTCCCCGCCCTCCCTGCAGGTGGAAAGCTGATCTGATGTGTGGTCTCCCCAGGTCTTTACAGGCAAAGCCTGGTCCTCCTCCCTTCTGATAGGGTTGTGTACGTTCTGCTGCACCTGCCTCTGGGGAAGGTTTGCACTGAACTCAGAGCCTTTCACATATGCCTCACACAGAAACGGTTTCTGCCTGGGATGTGTTGTCTGGTGTTCAGCCAAATGCAAAATATCTTTCAAATGTAGGCCACATATGTCATAGGGGCAGGTCTTCTGGAGACACAGAGTTGCCTCGGGACTCCTGTCCTGTGCCACTCCTTCTACAGAAACATTATGCTCAGAAGGTAAGTCCTTGCCCTCTGTTCTACGGCAAAAATCTGAAAGCAGAGAAATGCTGGTGAAGTTCGTATAAACTTTAATAGAAGGAAAGACCCCCATCACCTATGCTTGGCTGACCCAAGAATGAGTCCATGGGATTGTTGGCAACACAAGAAGGCTCAAGTCAGGGTAAGGAATAATCTGCTCTGCcatactgtgcctggccaggtcaCAAAATACGGGAGGCCTTATCAGGACCAGAGACACAAGGATGGGGGACAGTATTGGGCAGAGAGGCAAGGTCTCCCACTCACTTCTCTTTAAAGGCCTTTTGGCAGGGCCTGGGCTGCTGGTAACCTGTGAGGGCTATGCAGTGCGAGCATCTAGGCCCAGTAAAACCTGCAACTGAGTAGCTGGTGTTCAAGCACATCAAGGAAAAGCATGTATCTCACAACATATTAAGCGTAGGCCAGTGTTGGAAAGTGCTGCAGAGGAAGCTGAAAGAGAGAAACGGAGGCCAGAAAGGTGGGGCATAGGCAAGAGGCCCAACTCCGAATAGCAATGGTAAATGGATAATGTGTCAAGCACCGGGAAGGAAAAGCAGAGATGTGGTCTGGCTACTGGCTTTGGTATCAAATGATGATGAATAGGAGAGAAGATGCTGGTGTGATGTAAACACAGTGGTGGTGTCACATCCTCCCCCAGCTCCCGTCACTGCTTACCAGAACCAGGCCTGCCATAAGCCCCTCTGGCCATGGCTGAAGTCATATCCACACTGTCAGGCACCCAGGGCTCTTTCCCCATCTCCAGCTGGGAAACGATGTGGGACCTGAAAGATATAAGTCCTAAGGGAAAGACAGAGTGGGTGAGTGGCCAGCACTTGCCCAGTTGAACTACCCCATGACAGACTACAGGACAGGAAACTCCGTATGACACAGGGACATCAGGTGGTCATGGCAAGAGGTAATCACATCAGTGATTGGAATTCCTGGCACAGTCTGGCTTAGGAAATATTAGCAAGAGGAAAGGCATAGAATTTAAACCACAGAACTGTCAGATCTGGATAATCACCCAGGAGGGAATGGCCAAGTCAGAGGGAGTCACGCAGCTGACTGCAAGACCCCGCATGCCTGGAGCTTCCCTGCAAGGCTTCAGGCAGCAGGTGTGGGGGCCGCTCAGGGAGAGGAGGGAACAATGTACATAGCTCGGCCCCAGAAGCCACAACACACATACCAGGAAAGCGAGGATGGAAGCAGTGCCAGTGGTCTGGCTGTGGGAAGGAAAGAGCCGTTTCTTGGGCAAAGAGGACAGGCAGAGATGAGCTCGGGACACCAGGGTAGGGGTGACAGCCTTACCCAGCGAGGCTATAAGTGCAAAGTTTTCCAGCATCACATCGCAATACAGGAGTCTCTGAGCCTCATCGAGGAGCCCCCACTCCTCCTGGGAGAAGTAAATGGTCACGTCCTCAAAGGTCACGCAGCCCTGCCATGATGGGGACAGTTTGTTCCATGATCAGTCTCTGTCCTTGGGACTCGCTGTCCATCCCCAGGTCACTCTCCTCCCCAGCTCCATAGCTCCAGGAGGCAGTAGGCCCTGGTTCTGTGGGCGCCTCATGTGACCACTGTGTCAGCCCAGAGCAGCAACAGGCAGGGGACAGAGAGGCTCCCTCCAAGCTCTGGGCCTGAAGTCCATGGCCCAACTCCCTCTTCTGGCAGCCTCTTCCCCTAGTGTCACCAGTGTCACACTTCTCAGATACAAATGTGGACTTCTCTCCCTTAAACCCCAGTCCAGAGCCCTGGGGTGAACAGTTCACACTCCCTCCCACGTGCATTTCACTCTTGGACTGCACCATCCTCACAGCTCCAGACCTCACCAAGGCCTCCCATTGCCACTGCCACCCTCTCCCCATCCTGGTCCCTATCATAGCCATCTCCACGGGCTCCCATGTGTCACTCTGCACACAGCATCCAGAGAGTACCTAGCAAACACAGCCACCATCCCAGCCTGCCCCAGATCTTTGATGGCCTCCACTGCCAAGGGCAACACCCAGATAACAGGGAGAGGGAGTGCTCCACCCTTGCCTTGGAGTCCCCCAGCTCCCCTGGCCTGGCTTCAACCTAAGCCACCCACGGCACACATAGATGTCACATACCCTTGGCCTTCTTTGTTGCACATTCTGACCGTGTCATCACTCACacttattgaaaaaagaaaaaaaaaaaagccaacctcTCTGGCCATCCTACCCCCACCCAAGGCCAGAAACTCTGCCAATTGACCCCTCTTGCCCCAAGTTAATTCCCCAGACTGAGGACAAACCCCATCAAGGGTCACCACAGAAGCCTGGTGAGAACATAGGTGAGTGTGTAAGCACCAGCCCAGGCCTCACTGCAAATATTACCTCCTCTACTGCTAAGCCTCAGCATCCATCTCATTCACGTCTACACTCTTTGGGATGATTTGGCCACCTGCCAGACCCTCTGATACACCCACACAAagcccccccaccaccaccatgaccactACTGTTCCTCACCTGTCTTTATGATGCCAAACAGGCCACGGTCCCCAAGCAAGAACCCTGCTCTCAGTTTTCCAGCCCcaccttcctctttttttttttaaacatcattgTCACCATGACCTGAAGTTTCACCTCCTAAATCTGACACACAGCTACGCTCCCGTCCACACACCAGATGGCACATTTTGGATGTTTCTAACAGTTGAAATAAACAAAGACCAATGAAATGAGAAACGCCAAGGCTACTTACCCAAAGCTCACTATAGCAAAAGAGACTCAATGCAAGGTGGGAGTGGGAAAGTTTTATAGCGAAAGAAAAGGAAGGCTTCAGGCATGCCCTGGTTGGAGGCTCCTGTTCGTAGGTGGGTGAACTAGAAGTGGGCATCCTATGTGATTGGTTAGGGTGCATATCTGCCTTTCTCTGGCTAGTCTTAAATCAGAAGCAGGAGCAAACATTAGGAAAGCTGTCTGTGATTAATCAAACCCTGGCCATTTGGGACTGCTCATTACAGAAGTTATTGTTTTAACTTCCTGGATTGTCAGTTCAGATAGCAATCTGGCTTCCTGTGGGTTTGACAGACAGCAGGCTGGCTTCCTGCTGTATGGGTTGTTTATTGTAGATAAGGGGGTTGGTTTCCTGGGCAGGTTATGGGGCAGAGTTCTATTTGTACACATCATCTGGCCATTGTTCTCATGAATATCCAGTCTCTCATAACCTTAACAACTCCCTCAGAACACCCTGTGTGTTTAGCTGCCCACTCTTCAACTCCATTTGGGAGTCTCTGGGAAATCACAGGCTCAACCTGGCCGAAACCTAACTTCTACTGCTTCCACGGAAAATTCCTCCCACAACCAACTTCTCAGTTCATGAAGCTGGATTCACCAAACCAAAAACCATGGATTCTTCCCTCGTCCTTCTCACCCTCTACATCGCAAAATTTGTTCAGCTTGACTTAAAAGGCATCAAGTTCCCAATCACGTCCTCTACCTCCAGTCCCCACTCTGGTCCGGACAGCAGCAGCACTGGCCTGGGCTATTCCATTAGGCTACTCCTTGGCTTCCCCGCCTGCGGCCCACCCCCATGCAGTTCTCCACTCTGCATCCACAGGGAGCCTGTTAAGACCTGAGTCACAACATCTTCCTCCTCTGCCCTAAACCTTCCATGGCTCCCAACACCCTCAAAACAGAGGCCCAGGTCTCCAGCCTGCCGTTCTGGTCTGTCTTCAGCCCACCTGCTCTCTGGTTCCAGCAGACGTAACAGTGACCTGGGTGGGGTTCCTTGAACACTCCCAACTCAGTCTCCACACCGTGCCCAACCCCACCCCCCAAGCTTTTGCGTATGCTGGTTCCTGTGCCTACAAAGCCCTTTCTCCCTTCATCCCCATTACATTTCAGAAACGGAAGCCACTCTATATAAACCCTGCCCTGATTCAGGATCCTAGCTGGGAACGACTCCCTTCCAGGGTCCCCTGACTCAAAAGCAAGGAAATGGAAAAGGTGAAAAGTCCTAGAACAAAGCCATCTTTTGCGTCTCAACGCCGGGAACAGGAGGGTGGGGGCCGACAGCGGAGAGCCTAACGCCCAAGCACTCACCTGCGCGGGATCCCGCAGGGCCGCCTCCGCCATCGGAGTCTGTGGTCAGAGCAGGGCCCCACGGTGCGGGCGACCACTGGGCGGGAGAAGGGGGTCTCGCAGCCTCAGGCTACCGCCCAGCTGGCCGTGCCCCAGGCGGGTGTGACCACGGGTTGAGGGTCGCACTCCTAGCCTCAGTCTCCCCCGTGCAAAATGCGCGCGGCGCCCGGGGGGCAGGCTCTGGGGGCGCTGAGAGCGCGCAGCTCCGCCGGGCACCCCCGTTGCAAGGGGTCACGGCTGGTGCAAAGGCGCGGAGGGGATCCCCGGCCTCACTGTCCCCGGCACGGTCCGGGAAAGCCGGTGCAGCAGCTTCAAGGGCGCAGCCGCacccgccccgcccccagcccggGGTCCCCAGCTGCTTAGGACTCAGCCTCCCCGCCGGGAAATGACCTGCGAGGCTGCAGCGCAGGAAGTTCCGGCCCCCACCCAGGCGGCCGGGAGAGTCGCGCTCTCCCAGACTGTCATTGGCCTGGCGCCAGCCGCCGGTGCACAGGCAGGGTCTGGGGATCGCGAGTTTCTGCCCAACCTCTGGTCAGGCTGGGGATCCAGGACCGGAAGGAGAACGGACCTTGCCGGGTCTCCACCGCCGCCGCCTGCAGCCCTCGGGCCTTCCCCTTAAAGGGGCCGCTCCCGAGCCTGCGGCCGCCAGCGATAAACCCCGCCCACCAAAGGCCCAGGCGGTGCTCTTCCTGCGCGTGTGGACATCGGCAAGCCGCTTCACCCCTAAAAGACCTAGATTCACACTGGAAATGGGGATAGTACCCAATGGGCGGGGTCTTTGCTTAGTAATATTAAATGTCGCTCTCGTTCAGGGCTTCTCAAACCAGCAACAGCCGCATCACCTGGGGACTGGCTGAAAATGCAAGTTCTGGGGCAACAACTTAATCTAAGGACTCAGAAATTCTGGGGATAGGATTCAGCCTTCTCTACTTTTGGGGGAggggggggtgggggatgggtctcattctgttgtccaggctggagtgcagtggcctgatcatagctcactgaagcctccatctCGGGATCAaggtatcctcctgcctcagcctaccaggtagatgggactacaggcgcgcacgaTCATACacagctaatgtttaaattttttatggagactggatctcactgtgtggcctaggctggtctcaaactcttgagttcaagcaatcctctcgcctcggcctcccaaagtattgggattgcaggcgtgaaccacggtgCCAGGCTTCCTtctctgttttaacaagccctctggGGACTCCAATGCTGGCTCCAACTTTAGAGCAGGGATTTTCATTGAAATCCagtaaataaaatgggaaaaataacacTACATGTTGCAtggtgaaaccacctttgcaaaaattataactgagaaaattatgacagtgagagatctgacctaacaaactccatcttgcttctaacctccaagctgtccttgttcattcctgagtATAGGCctaactaactttgggagaaacttagtttatagtttaactttgaaacaaagataacagccctttccctctaggctgggcacggtgcttccgcctgtaatcctagcactttgggaggccgaggcaggcggatcacgaggtcaggagatcgagaccatcctggcgaacacggtgaaaccccgtctctactaaaaatgcaaaaacttagccaggcgtggtggcgggcgcctgtagtcccagctactcgggaggctgaggcaagagaatggcatgaacctgggaggcggagcttgcagtgagctgagatcgccttCAGCCCAGGCGGACAGAGCAGACTccctctgtctctaaataaataaataaataaataaataaataaataaataaaacagccctttcccaaaacaaaccctcttcttgcctggggaccagactgcctttgtaggactaacaaaagc
The sequence above is a segment of the Macaca nemestrina isolate mMacNem1 chromosome 20, mMacNem.hap1, whole genome shotgun sequence genome. Coding sequences within it:
- the LOC105495552 gene encoding zinc finger protein 792 isoform X3, whose translation is MLENFALIASLGLISFRSHIVSQLEMGKEPWVPDSVDMTSAMARGAYGRPGSDFCRRTEGKDLPSEHNVSVEGVAQDRSPEATLCLQKTCPYDICGLHLKDILHLAEHQTTHPRQKPFLCEAYVKGSEFSANLPQRQVQQNVHNPIRREEDQALPVKTWGDHTSDQLSTCREGGEDFVATAGFLQHEFTPSNGEPHKATESMVDFHIALRHNKCCDSGDAFSDKSTLVQHQRIHSRERPYECSKCGIFFTYAADLTQHQKVHNRGKPYECCECGKFFSQHSSLVKHRRVHTGESPHVCGDCGKFFSRSSNLIQHKRVHTGEKPYECSDCGKFFSQRSNLIHHKRVHTGRSAHECSECGKSFNCNSSLIKHWRVHTGERPYKCNECGKFFSHIASLIQHQIVHTGERPHGCSECGKAFSRSSDLMKHQRVHTGERPYECSECGKLFSQSSSLNSHRRLHTGERPYQCSECGKFFNQSSSLHNHRRLHTGERPYECSECGKTFRQRSNLRQHLKVHKPDRPYECSECGKAFNQRPTLIRHQKIHTRERSMENVLLPCSMQQHTPEISSENRPHEGAVNYKLKFVHPSTHPGEVP
- the LOC105495552 gene encoding zinc finger protein 792 isoform X1, which gives rise to MTVWESATLPAAWVGAGTSCAAASQGCVTFEDVTIYFSQEEWGLLDEAQRLLYCDVMLENFALIASLGLISFRSHIVSQLEMGKEPWVPDSVDMTSAMARGAYGRPGSDFCRRTEGKDLPSEHNVSVEGVAQDRSPEATLCLQKTCPYDICGLHLKDILHLAEHQTTHPRQKPFLCEAYVKGSEFSANLPQRQVQQNVHNPIRREEDQALPVKTWGDHTSDQLSTCREGGEDFVATAGFLQHEFTPSNGEPHKATESMVDFHIALRHNKCCDSGDAFSDKSTLVQHQRIHSRERPYECSKCGIFFTYAADLTQHQKVHNRGKPYECCECGKFFSQHSSLVKHRRVHTGESPHVCGDCGKFFSRSSNLIQHKRVHTGEKPYECSDCGKFFSQRSNLIHHKRVHTGRSAHECSECGKSFNCNSSLIKHWRVHTGERPYKCNECGKFFSHIASLIQHQIVHTGERPHGCSECGKAFSRSSDLMKHQRVHTGERPYECSECGKLFSQSSSLNSHRRLHTGERPYQCSECGKFFNQSSSLHNHRRLHTGERPYECSECGKTFRQRSNLRQHLKVHKPDRPYECSECGKAFNQRPTLIRHQKIHTRERSMENVLLPCSMQQHTPEISSENRPHEGAVNYKLKFVHPSTHPGEVP
- the LOC105495552 gene encoding zinc finger protein 792 isoform X2; the protein is MAEAALRDPAQGCVTFEDVTIYFSQEEWGLLDEAQRLLYCDVMLENFALIASLGLISFRSHIVSQLEMGKEPWVPDSVDMTSAMARGAYGRPGSDFCRRTEGKDLPSEHNVSVEGVAQDRSPEATLCLQKTCPYDICGLHLKDILHLAEHQTTHPRQKPFLCEAYVKGSEFSANLPQRQVQQNVHNPIRREEDQALPVKTWGDHTSDQLSTCREGGEDFVATAGFLQHEFTPSNGEPHKATESMVDFHIALRHNKCCDSGDAFSDKSTLVQHQRIHSRERPYECSKCGIFFTYAADLTQHQKVHNRGKPYECCECGKFFSQHSSLVKHRRVHTGESPHVCGDCGKFFSRSSNLIQHKRVHTGEKPYECSDCGKFFSQRSNLIHHKRVHTGRSAHECSECGKSFNCNSSLIKHWRVHTGERPYKCNECGKFFSHIASLIQHQIVHTGERPHGCSECGKAFSRSSDLMKHQRVHTGERPYECSECGKLFSQSSSLNSHRRLHTGERPYQCSECGKFFNQSSSLHNHRRLHTGERPYECSECGKTFRQRSNLRQHLKVHKPDRPYECSECGKAFNQRPTLIRHQKIHTRERSMENVLLPCSMQQHTPEISSENRPHEGAVNYKLKFVHPSTHPGEVP